A window of Sphingobium sp. Cam5-1 genomic DNA:
AGCCGACAGCCAGTGCGAACAGAGCCGCGATCGCTGTCAAAAGAATGATGATAGTGGCACCGATACACAGCATAATTGCGGCCGCAGCGCCGGGAATATCAGTCAGTGAGGCGTGTTCCTCTGCGTATTTCTCGGTCGCATCCTGCATCGCGAGCAGTGCATCATCGACCCGCGCCCACATCCCATCGAAAGACCCACCAACGCCGTCCGGTGAGCCGCCTACGATCGAGGCAAACTCATGCGGCAGGCCGGTCACGATCATCTGTGCGAGCGATGCTCCATAGAGGTTTGTCACAGCATAATAGAGCGCGGCCAGCATAAGCGAGCGATAGACATATTCGCGGAAGGGGTATTGCACGGCCCCGCGCATAATCGCGTAGCCTAGCAGGATTATGTAAATGATCATGCCAGTGCGGAGCGGTCCAGCGATCCACCCAACAAACCCAGCATAGTTGGACACAACTACCGAATTGAGTTCGTTGGTGAAGCCCTGATAGGCATTCGTAAATAGATCGTATTCCACCAGACCGCTCCGATTAGATATAATTCAAGCTGTTATTACAGCCTTACATTCCAGCTGCCTTCCGTGCTCGCGCACGCTGCTCATCACGTTTCCGCGACCTTTCAATGGAGGCGATTTTGTTCTTTATGCCTCCGCAATTGCGAGCCACTGGCATGGGGAGGTCCGACTGTTTGAGTTCGCTGTTCACGATCTTGTCGCACTCAGCGACGATCACCGGAATCTGATCTTCATGAGTTTTGAGCCAATCAACGTCATGATAGGTCATTAAAATCTCGGGAAATGTGGGCGCGCGTTCGCAGCCGGCGAGCAAGCCGGCTGCGCTGATCGCAAGAAGGACCATTTTCTTCATGGTCAAATTCCAGCTGCCGCCCGCGCTCGCGCACGCTGCTCATCGCGTTTGCGCGACCTGTCCGCAAAAGCTTCGGCCGTGTGCGCCGCGGCCTCCGCTCTGCGCGCTCGCTCCAACGCTTCGACGCGGAGCTGGTCGTTCATCATCGACGCGCTTTCGAGCTGGATGCGCGCTTGAAGGTCAGCAACTTCCTTGGCTGTTGATGCGGTCGCAAGTCGATTGCGCAGCTCTTCCAGACCCTCACCGCGCGATGTGGCCGCTTCGCCCATGCCTTCGGCCATGGCCTTGTCCATCGCGATCGAGCGAGCTGTCTGATAGCGAACGTCAGTCTGATCGCCATTCGCGGATACGCCGAGACGTTCGAGCATGTCCTGATAGATCGCATCAGATCGCCCGCCGTAGCTGCCGCCGCCGCCAAAATCGCCGCGCGCCATGCGTTCGAGCGAGTTCACATCAACGCCCAGGGTGCGAAGTGAATCTGTCTTAAGCTGGTTGGCGATCGAGGAAACATCGGTCAGCTGGTTCAACCCTTGGTAGAGCTGCTGCGCTTCCGCAATCTGCTGGCGACCTTGCTCGATCATCTGCATGGTCTTCTGGATTTGTTCGATATGCTTGAGCACCGACGTGCTATCGAACACAGGGATACCCTGCGCACTGGCTGGCGTCGCGGCCGCAAGGCTCCCGATCGACACAGCCGCCAAGATAAGCTGCTTCATAGTCTCACTCCTTTCAGCTTGGGCGCCGGCGCCGGTGAAATTCCGGCAACCAGAGCTTCGGATCATTGCCCAGTTCGGCAATCACTTCGCGGGCCACGCCCGTTGTTTCAGCGCGGCCCGACAGCACGGCCAGTTCATCGTCCATGCCAATGAGATCCAGGCCGACCACAACGGAGTCATGGCCCTGCTTCACGAGGAATTTGCGGCTTTCCGGCGACAGCTCTTCGCGCACCAGCTTAAATTCCGCCTCCGAGAGCGAGAAGCCTTCGATGTAATCCCGGCGCTGGCCGAACGGATTGGGCAGGAAGATTTTCGTCGCGACCTGCTCCAAGATCGAATGGCTGATCGTGGACCGCAGCGCGTCCGCAGGCGACTGTGTTGCAAAGACGAGGAACGCATTGCGCTTGCGGTATGTCTTGAGGCCATCCTGCGCGAATGCCGTGAACGCCGGATCGGCCAGCGCCTTCCAAAATTCGTCAATCGCAATAACCATGCGCTCGCCTGTCAGGAGCGCGTCTATCCGCTCGAACAGGTAGAGCATGACCGGCGTGCGGATTTCCGCGTTTTCGAGGAAGTCGGTCATATCGAAGCCCACGAAACGGGCTTCGAGAGACATGGAATCTTCCTCATTATCGAAAACCCAGCCAAGGTTCCCCTCGGAGGTCCACTTGACTAGGCGCGCGCCGACGCCGCCCGAGTCCGACATGCCGAGCATGGTCCGCAGCGCCGACAGCGAGCGTTGCTCGCGTGGCAGCTTCATCACGGCTTCGATGCCATCGTCGATCAGGTGCGATTCCTGCACCGTGATCGGCGCCCCCTCTTGCTTCACCAGCTGGCGGATGAAGCGACCGAGGAACGCGCGATGGGAAGCCGTATTGTCGAGCGCCTTGAGCGGAGCGAAGCCCGTAGGTTCCCCGTTGCGCAGCGCGAGATAGGTGCCGCCGCTGGCTCGGACAAAAATTTCCGCGCCTTGATCCTTGTCGATGAAGATATGGCGCGCGTTGAACTTTTCGAGCTGCGCCATCAGGAAGTTGACCAGCACCGTCTTACCGCCGCCCGATGGACCAATGACCATCGAATGGCCCAGGTCTGCCGAATGGAAATTGAAGTAATAGGGGCTGCGAGCGCTTGTCTTGAGCAAGGCGACCGCAGGCCCCCAATGATTGCCGTCCTCGTGCCCTGCAGGGAACGTATGGAAGGGCGAGAACGCCGAGAAATTATATGACGTGATCGGCGCGGGGCGCGCCCTCCACGCGAAGTTGCCGACCAGCTGCGACCAATAGGCAGCTTCCAGCGCCGCGCTTTCGCGGGCGGCGACCATGCCCGTATCGGCCAGCGCCGCGCGCGCGATCGACATGTTATCGCGCAGCTTCTTCAAATCTTCCGCGAACACCGTCAGCGTGAAATGATGGTCCCCCAGCACAAAGCGGTTCGATTGCAAATCGTCGGCCGCGTCGATCAGCTCATCCATCTGGCTGATCGCCTTGTCACCGGCGTTCGCCATTTGGGTCTGGCGAAGCCGAAACCGTTCTGTTGCCGCTGTGCGCGACAGGAACGTGAACGACTGCGTTATGGCGAGGCTGAAATCGACCGAAAGCAGCGATTCAAACTGGCGCGGCGTTGTCGATGACGGATACTCGCGAATGCCGAAAATGCCGCCGAACATCGAATGATCGGCGTCGCGGACCTCAAATGTCTCAGCGCCGATGATGGCGCGGCTCGCATAGAGCGCCGAGCCGAGACGGCCACGGACCAGAGGACAGCGCCGATAGCGCCCGGTCATCACCTGGTTCAATATTTCCAGCGGTTCGGAGAACAGGAGACCCCGGTGCTCATAGATGCCGACACGGCGCGGACGAACGCGCAGCAGTAGCTTTTCCAGATCGCGCACCTTGTCTTCCAGCAGCTCTAGAGCTTCCGCGATATTGGCGTTCTTGTCCTCCTGCTTCTTGCGCAGGAAATCCATCAGCTTGTCGGTCGCGTTTGCTGTTGGGCGGATCACGACCGTCATGAAGAAGCGGTTGCGGAACATGCGTTCGGCCGTCATCCGCTCATAGTATTTTTGATCGAGCTTCGCGGCGAAATGCGAGCGGAACGTGCCGCCTGGATAGTCGCGCACGCGCATCCGCAACATGTGCGTCCAGATCGAAAGCCGCTCGTCATGGATATTGCGCCAGACCCCGTTGAGGCGCGTGTGCCAATCATTCAGATCGCGCACGTCCGAAGTCTCAAAGGGCCGTCCATCCAGTTCGAGCATGAGCATCAGATCGCCGTTATCGAGGGCGACCACATGCTCATTGACATGCCGCGAATACGGCAAGAATTTCTCGGGCATTTCCTCCCGTTTGGCCTTGTCAAAAGGCACCTTCTCCGCGAGCGCGCTCTTACCGAACACCACGACCAAATCCCTTTCGCTTGATTCCGTAGAGCGGCAGCGGCGTGTAGCTCGATCCACCCCAAAAGACGCGGTTCCGGTTCGCCGCTTTGGTCCGGCCCCACAGGAAGATCAGCCGGAATGCGTTCACGTCATGCCGAACGATAAGCCGCGCCATCGCATAAAGCGCGACGGCGGCCGCGCCGCCGTAGAGAGGATTGCCCGAACCAACTAACGTGATTGCGCCCGCCATGATGATGAGCGCGCCCGCTTCAATGGGAACACCCGCCCACAAAGCGGGGCGGGTGACGGCCAAGAACAGCGGGTCTTTTGTCATTTCTTCCTGACCGTCCATCCCCGATCACCCCGTAATCGTGTCGACGATCCAAGGCGCGGAGAACACGATCACCACGCCAACTACGACCGTGACGAGCATCTGCACCGACGCGCGGCCGAGGAACCACA
This region includes:
- a CDS encoding type IV secretion system protein VirB3, translating into MDGQEEMTKDPLFLAVTRPALWAGVPIEAGALIIMAGAITLVGSGNPLYGGAAAVALYAMARLIVRHDVNAFRLIFLWGRTKAANRNRVFWGGSSYTPLPLYGIKRKGFGRGVR
- a CDS encoding type IV secretion system protein; this encodes MEYDLFTNAYQGFTNELNSVVVSNYAGFVGWIAGPLRTGMIIYIILLGYAIMRGAVQYPFREYVYRSLMLAALYYAVTNLYGASLAQMIVTGLPHEFASIVGGSPDGVGGSFDGMWARVDDALLAMQDATEKYAEEHASLTDIPGAAAAIMLCIGATIIILLTAIAALFALAVGFVIVLYALFALACLAVVGPIFVAALLFDSTRSYFFSWLGSVLNFLMLSLFAMLLVLVVANVAESATATFDGDFDNIWSTCIRIIAFYILACFFFIQIPGIAASLGGGAAAMVTQFGNAVTKGGGAVATGAGHAASDARAMGASMGRGFSSAVRRWRNRNTITRA
- a CDS encoding type IV secretion system protein; this encodes MKQLILAAVSIGSLAAATPASAQGIPVFDSTSVLKHIEQIQKTMQMIEQGRQQIAEAQQLYQGLNQLTDVSSIANQLKTDSLRTLGVDVNSLERMARGDFGGGGSYGGRSDAIYQDMLERLGVSANGDQTDVRYQTARSIAMDKAMAEGMGEAATSRGEGLEELRNRLATASTAKEVADLQARIQLESASMMNDQLRVEALERARRAEAAAHTAEAFADRSRKRDEQRARARAAAGI
- a CDS encoding VirB4 family type IV secretion/conjugal transfer ATPase — encoded protein: MVFGKSALAEKVPFDKAKREEMPEKFLPYSRHVNEHVVALDNGDLMLMLELDGRPFETSDVRDLNDWHTRLNGVWRNIHDERLSIWTHMLRMRVRDYPGGTFRSHFAAKLDQKYYERMTAERMFRNRFFMTVVIRPTANATDKLMDFLRKKQEDKNANIAEALELLEDKVRDLEKLLLRVRPRRVGIYEHRGLLFSEPLEILNQVMTGRYRRCPLVRGRLGSALYASRAIIGAETFEVRDADHSMFGGIFGIREYPSSTTPRQFESLLSVDFSLAITQSFTFLSRTAATERFRLRQTQMANAGDKAISQMDELIDAADDLQSNRFVLGDHHFTLTVFAEDLKKLRDNMSIARAALADTGMVAARESAALEAAYWSQLVGNFAWRARPAPITSYNFSAFSPFHTFPAGHEDGNHWGPAVALLKTSARSPYYFNFHSADLGHSMVIGPSGGGKTVLVNFLMAQLEKFNARHIFIDKDQGAEIFVRASGGTYLALRNGEPTGFAPLKALDNTASHRAFLGRFIRQLVKQEGAPITVQESHLIDDGIEAVMKLPREQRSLSALRTMLGMSDSGGVGARLVKWTSEGNLGWVFDNEEDSMSLEARFVGFDMTDFLENAEIRTPVMLYLFERIDALLTGERMVIAIDEFWKALADPAFTAFAQDGLKTYRKRNAFLVFATQSPADALRSTISHSILEQVATKIFLPNPFGQRRDYIEGFSLSEAEFKLVREELSPESRKFLVKQGHDSVVVGLDLIGMDDELAVLSGRAETTGVAREVIAELGNDPKLWLPEFHRRRRPS